The following proteins are encoded in a genomic region of Opitutus sp.:
- the plsY gene encoding glycerol-3-phosphate 1-O-acyltransferase PlsY: MLIPLTIAALFGYLLGAIPFGYIVARAYGINIFEHGSKSPGATNVKRVLGKRAGNTVFALDALKGAAAAGWPLLFAQWAAYKSAASSIAAVATAAHQETTWTIFVANVKVLTPETVIPAAVVGLLCAVIGHGFSCFTRFKGGKGVATSAGGFVVLMPVVTLIALAVWLVTFYTSRYVSLASIVAAAAIPLAAFLLKAPTLVIGLAVAIGLFVIVLHRANIKRLLAGTENRFVKKSPADAS, encoded by the coding sequence ATGTTGATCCCCCTGACAATCGCCGCGCTTTTCGGTTACCTATTGGGCGCTATTCCTTTCGGTTACATTGTGGCGCGTGCCTACGGGATTAACATCTTCGAACACGGCAGCAAAAGCCCGGGGGCGACCAACGTGAAGCGGGTGCTGGGCAAGCGCGCCGGCAACACCGTGTTCGCTCTCGATGCGCTCAAGGGCGCGGCGGCCGCCGGTTGGCCGCTACTGTTCGCCCAATGGGCCGCCTACAAGAGCGCGGCTTCCTCCATCGCCGCTGTGGCCACCGCCGCCCACCAAGAGACCACCTGGACGATTTTCGTCGCCAACGTTAAAGTGCTCACGCCTGAGACCGTGATTCCTGCGGCGGTGGTCGGGCTCTTGTGCGCGGTGATCGGGCACGGATTTTCGTGCTTCACTCGCTTTAAAGGCGGCAAGGGCGTGGCCACCTCCGCCGGTGGTTTTGTGGTGCTCATGCCGGTGGTGACGCTGATCGCCTTGGCGGTGTGGCTGGTGACCTTTTACACCTCCCGCTACGTGTCCTTGGCCTCGATTGTGGCGGCGGCGGCGATTCCGCTGGCGGCCTTTTTACTCAAGGCGCCCACGCTGGTCATTGGGTTGGCGGTGGCGATTGGTCTGTTTGTGATCGTGTTGCACCGCGCCAACATCAAACGCCTGCTCGCCGGCACCGAAAACCGCTTCGTTAAAAAGTCGCCCGCCGACGCTTCCTGA
- a CDS encoding Mur ligase, with protein sequence MKIYFMGICGTAMGNAALLARAAGHDIVGADTGVYPPMSTVLADAGIVLHEGYDPVRLARLAPDLVVIGNAMSRGNPEVEWLLDERAIAFTSLPALLHSTVLSTRKNIVVCGTHGKTTTTALTAFLLRENGRDPGFLIGGVPLDPPVGNHLGSPADPFVIEGDEYDSAFFDKRSKFIHYAPHVAVLNNLEFDHADIFRDLADVQRTFSHLTRIVPRNGFIVLNGDDDNLRALGPLAWTQVVRVGQGEGNDVRIVDFTETPAGVSFRLLWGGVEWGAVNWSIPGLYNVRNAAMAATAAALATQPSAPTSFSLAPLARFRGVKRRQEERVRTAGLTVIEDFGHHPTALAETLKSFRNRFPGQVLTAVFEPRSNTARTNTLQAGFMSALALADEVYLGAVNRAEKLKADERFDTVAVIAHLETCGVRAASAPTNALLLDNLVAATLPASSAKPRLVVFFSNGSFDGIIANYVKQAAVG encoded by the coding sequence ATGAAAATTTACTTCATGGGGATTTGCGGGACGGCGATGGGCAACGCCGCGTTGCTCGCTCGCGCTGCTGGCCACGATATTGTCGGCGCCGACACCGGCGTTTATCCGCCCATGAGCACGGTGCTCGCCGATGCCGGCATTGTTTTGCACGAGGGCTACGATCCGGTCCGGCTTGCCCGGCTCGCCCCCGATCTGGTGGTGATCGGCAACGCGATGTCGCGTGGTAACCCCGAGGTCGAGTGGCTCCTCGATGAGCGCGCGATCGCCTTCACTTCCCTGCCTGCGCTGCTGCACAGCACCGTATTGTCCACGCGCAAAAACATCGTCGTGTGCGGCACCCATGGCAAAACCACCACGACCGCCCTCACCGCATTCCTTCTGCGTGAAAACGGCCGCGATCCGGGCTTCCTCATCGGCGGCGTGCCGCTTGATCCACCCGTGGGCAACCACCTCGGTTCGCCCGCCGATCCCTTCGTCATCGAGGGCGACGAGTACGACAGCGCGTTTTTCGATAAACGCTCCAAGTTCATCCACTACGCCCCGCATGTCGCGGTGTTGAACAACCTCGAGTTCGACCACGCCGATATTTTTCGCGATCTGGCCGACGTGCAGCGCACTTTTTCCCACCTCACGCGCATCGTCCCGCGCAACGGTTTTATTGTCCTCAATGGCGACGACGACAACCTGCGCGCCCTCGGTCCGCTCGCCTGGACTCAGGTCGTGCGCGTGGGCCAAGGCGAGGGCAACGATGTGCGCATTGTGGATTTCACCGAGACGCCCGCCGGGGTGAGTTTTCGCCTACTTTGGGGCGGGGTGGAGTGGGGCGCCGTTAACTGGTCTATCCCGGGTCTCTACAACGTCCGCAATGCCGCCATGGCGGCGACTGCGGCGGCGCTGGCAACCCAGCCGTCCGCGCCCACGAGCTTTTCGCTCGCGCCTCTGGCCCGTTTTCGCGGGGTCAAGCGCCGTCAGGAAGAGCGTGTGCGCACCGCTGGACTCACTGTGATCGAGGATTTCGGCCACCACCCGACGGCTCTAGCCGAGACGCTCAAATCGTTCCGCAACCGCTTTCCAGGTCAGGTGTTGACCGCCGTGTTTGAGCCACGCAGCAACACCGCGCGCACCAATACGCTACAAGCTGGGTTTATGTCGGCATTGGCGCTAGCTGATGAGGTTTACCTTGGTGCGGTTAACCGTGCCGAAAAGCTCAAAGCCGACGAACGCTTCGATACCGTCGCGGTGATTGCGCATCTGGAAACCTGCGGCGTGCGTGCGGCCAGTGCGCCGACCAACGCGCTGCTGTTGGATAATCTGGTCGCCGCCACGTTGCCCGCCTCCAGCGCCAAGCCGCGCCTGGTGGTTTTCTTTAGCAACGGCAGCTTCGACGGCATCATCGCCAACTACGTGAAACAGGCCGCGGTCGGTTAG
- a CDS encoding HDOD domain-containing protein, with product MFSWLLTFFARLSGSPPPRPAQRFIAPAPPAPPAAATPPTVNALEAAAPRPSHQGAEQHAQRLAATFRCSAAEVAARAEASAQHPADWQQVQARLQNLKQIPALKSLARRFSHSMGREIISIPEVVGSISHDPALCLRLLQMANSVHIASEQPVSDLDTAVHMLGVDRVRMLSASMLLQRDSEGITSGFDWKHLWMHALATAMLADRLDAWMGRQAGNSLPACAILHDLGKIALSVVVPEVYQNVLLAAWQDRASLPPLEQARIGMDHREAGWIFGSEAGLPPVVLDTIAYHDSPWRAAPEHQGTVALVAVANQWAKIYGLGFSGDGTIIDVDIWETSAWAEWAKTLHSTPDIHIFASREARWIEETRRTLQSFHA from the coding sequence GTGTTTTCGTGGCTGCTCACTTTTTTTGCCCGGCTCTCCGGATCCCCGCCTCCCCGGCCTGCGCAGCGATTCATCGCCCCCGCGCCACCGGCACCTCCCGCTGCTGCCACACCGCCGACTGTAAACGCCCTTGAAGCTGCGGCGCCGCGCCCCTCCCACCAGGGCGCCGAACAACACGCCCAACGCCTCGCCGCCACCTTCCGCTGCAGCGCCGCCGAAGTTGCCGCACGCGCTGAAGCCTCGGCGCAGCACCCCGCCGATTGGCAACAGGTGCAGGCCCGCTTACAGAACTTAAAACAAATCCCCGCGCTCAAATCCCTCGCCCGTCGTTTTAGCCACTCCATGGGGCGCGAGATTATCTCCATCCCCGAAGTGGTCGGCTCGATCAGCCATGACCCGGCCTTGTGCCTGCGCCTGCTCCAAATGGCCAACTCGGTCCACATCGCCTCGGAGCAACCCGTCAGCGACCTCGACACCGCCGTGCACATGCTCGGCGTGGACCGCGTAAGGATGCTGTCCGCCTCGATGCTGCTGCAGCGCGACAGCGAGGGCATCACCAGCGGGTTTGATTGGAAACACCTGTGGATGCACGCGCTCGCCACCGCCATGTTGGCCGACCGGCTCGACGCGTGGATGGGACGGCAAGCGGGCAACTCACTTCCCGCCTGCGCCATTCTGCACGATTTGGGCAAAATCGCCCTCTCGGTGGTCGTCCCCGAAGTTTATCAAAATGTACTGCTCGCCGCCTGGCAGGACCGCGCGTCGTTGCCCCCGCTTGAACAGGCGCGCATTGGCATGGACCATCGTGAAGCGGGGTGGATTTTCGGCTCCGAAGCGGGGCTTCCGCCGGTGGTATTGGACACCATTGCGTACCACGACAGCCCGTGGCGGGCCGCGCCCGAACATCAGGGCACGGTTGCTCTGGTGGCGGTGGCGAACCAGTGGGCCAAAATCTACGGCTTAGGCTTCAGCGGGGATGGCACGATCATCGATGTGGACATCTGGGAAACCTCCGCGTGGGCGGAATGGGCAAAAACCCTCCATTCCACGCCCGACATCCATATCTTCGCCTCCCGCGAGGCGCGCTGGATCGAGGAAACACGTCGGACGCTGCAAAGCTTCCACGCCTGA
- a CDS encoding trans-2-enoyl-CoA reductase family protein — translation MVIKPKVRGFVCVTAHPAGCAAHVQEWIDYVKAKGAVKKGPKKVLVIGSSTGYGLASRISAAFGSGAATIGVFFERPSEIDKTATPGWYNSAAFTAAAHKEGLYAKNFNGDAFSDQVKADVLATIKKDLGQVDLVVYSLASPRRTHPKTGVTHKSCLKPVGQSYTNKTVDTDKGIVSDITIEPANEAEIADTTAVMGGEDWEMWINALDEAKLLAPGATSVAYSYIGPEVTWPIYKNGTIGLAKNDLERAAKSINATLKCNGYGRAFISVNKALVTQASSAIPVVPLYISILYKIMKAKGSHEGCMEQIERLFRTQMYGGMGLEFDDAGRVRIDDWEMKSDVQAEVTKIWPDVNTETLPQLTDIAGYRTEFLKLFGFGLPGIDYEADINPHVEIPA, via the coding sequence ATGGTCATCAAACCCAAAGTCCGTGGATTTGTCTGTGTTACCGCCCATCCTGCCGGCTGCGCCGCGCATGTCCAAGAATGGATCGACTATGTGAAGGCAAAGGGCGCCGTTAAAAAGGGCCCCAAGAAGGTCCTCGTGATCGGCTCGTCCACCGGCTACGGCCTGGCCTCGCGCATCTCGGCAGCCTTTGGCTCCGGCGCCGCCACGATCGGCGTCTTTTTTGAGCGCCCCTCCGAAATCGACAAGACCGCCACTCCCGGTTGGTACAACAGCGCCGCGTTCACCGCCGCCGCCCACAAGGAGGGCCTCTACGCCAAGAATTTCAACGGCGACGCCTTCTCCGACCAAGTCAAAGCCGACGTCCTCGCGACCATCAAAAAGGACCTCGGTCAGGTCGACCTGGTGGTTTACTCGCTGGCCTCCCCGCGCCGCACCCACCCCAAGACTGGCGTCACCCACAAGTCCTGCCTCAAGCCGGTCGGCCAGTCCTACACCAATAAAACCGTCGATACCGACAAGGGCATCGTCTCCGACATCACCATTGAACCGGCGAACGAAGCCGAGATCGCCGACACCACCGCCGTCATGGGTGGCGAGGACTGGGAAATGTGGATCAACGCCCTCGACGAGGCCAAGTTGCTCGCCCCCGGCGCCACCTCGGTTGCCTACTCCTACATCGGGCCTGAAGTCACCTGGCCGATCTACAAAAACGGCACCATCGGTCTGGCCAAAAACGACCTCGAGCGCGCCGCCAAATCGATCAACGCCACCCTCAAGTGCAACGGCTATGGCCGCGCCTTCATTTCCGTCAACAAGGCGCTCGTCACCCAGGCCAGCTCGGCTATCCCGGTGGTTCCGCTCTACATTTCCATCCTCTACAAGATCATGAAGGCCAAGGGCTCACACGAGGGCTGCATGGAACAGATCGAGCGCCTGTTCCGCACCCAAATGTACGGCGGCATGGGATTGGAATTCGATGACGCCGGCCGCGTGCGCATCGACGACTGGGAGATGAAGTCCGACGTCCAGGCTGAGGTCACCAAGATCTGGCCTGATGTGAACACCGAAACCCTCCCGCAGCTCACCGACATCGCAGGCTACCGCACCGAGTTTTTGAAACTCTTCGGTTTCGGCCTGCCCGGCATCGATTACGAAGCGGACATCAACCCTCACGTCGAAATCCCCGCCTGA
- the nadA gene encoding quinolinate synthase NadA, with the protein MPALDYEPIVFTPRTSAPKLTPIQEEILALKKARNAVILAHNYQIEAIQQVADYVGDSLGLSYQAQAAQADVILFCGVHFMAETAKIVNPGRTVLLPELEAGCSLSDSCPAERLAAYKAANPNVYVVAYINCSAGVKALSDVICTSGNAVKIVNQIPADKDILFVPDQNLGQWVSQQTGRQMRLWPGSCYAHVLFTTQAIEKVRAKFPGAPVVAHPECVQAVRDLADEVCSTELMVKFAKETPATEIIVVTESGMIHRLRKEVPHKTFIAGPTDSCACNDCRFMKMNTIEKVRDALKNLAPVIDVPEPIRVAALAPIQRMLDWSKR; encoded by the coding sequence ATGCCCGCACTCGACTACGAACCCATCGTTTTTACACCTCGCACCAGCGCGCCTAAACTGACGCCGATCCAAGAGGAAATCCTCGCCCTTAAAAAGGCGCGCAACGCCGTCATCCTCGCGCACAACTACCAGATCGAGGCGATTCAGCAGGTCGCCGACTACGTGGGAGATTCCCTCGGTTTGTCCTACCAGGCGCAAGCCGCCCAAGCCGACGTCATCCTGTTTTGCGGCGTCCACTTCATGGCCGAGACCGCCAAGATCGTAAATCCGGGTCGCACCGTGCTGCTGCCCGAGCTGGAAGCCGGTTGCTCGCTCTCCGACTCCTGCCCTGCCGAGCGTCTCGCCGCCTACAAAGCCGCCAATCCCAACGTCTACGTCGTCGCCTACATCAACTGTTCCGCCGGCGTGAAGGCACTGAGCGACGTCATTTGCACCAGCGGCAACGCGGTTAAAATCGTTAACCAAATCCCCGCCGACAAGGACATCCTCTTTGTGCCCGACCAGAACCTGGGCCAATGGGTCTCGCAGCAGACCGGACGCCAGATGCGCCTCTGGCCGGGAAGTTGTTACGCCCACGTGTTGTTCACGACCCAGGCGATCGAGAAAGTCCGCGCCAAGTTTCCCGGTGCCCCGGTTGTGGCACACCCGGAGTGCGTGCAGGCGGTACGCGATCTCGCCGACGAGGTCTGCTCCACCGAGCTCATGGTGAAATTCGCCAAAGAAACCCCGGCCACCGAAATCATCGTGGTGACCGAGAGCGGCATGATCCACCGGTTGCGCAAAGAAGTTCCGCACAAGACCTTCATCGCCGGCCCCACCGATTCCTGCGCCTGCAACGACTGCCGGTTCATGAAAATGAACACCATCGAGAAGGTCCGTGACGCACTAAAAAACCTGGCCCCGGTCATCGACGTCCCCGAACCCATCCGCGTCGCCGCCCTCGCGCCGATTCAGCGCATGCTGGATTGGAGCAAGCGCTAA
- a CDS encoding transcriptional repressor — protein MSNAAAREKFKTHLAAKGLRVTDQRLAIFEAAFGRKEHFTAEELLDHARAIDDSVSRATVYRTLPIMTESALLREVDIGTNIKYYLPNTTDNAQVAQVICVDCNKIFEISAPFMEWYGSTVSSKLGLTPVSQRLQVSAHCNVLQQTGVCKNHA, from the coding sequence GTGAGTAACGCCGCCGCCCGCGAAAAATTCAAAACCCACCTTGCCGCCAAAGGTCTTCGTGTGACCGATCAGCGTCTGGCAATTTTCGAGGCCGCGTTCGGACGCAAGGAGCATTTTACCGCTGAAGAATTGCTCGATCACGCCCGCGCCATCGATGATTCCGTCTCGCGCGCCACCGTCTATCGCACGCTGCCCATCATGACCGAGAGCGCGTTGCTGCGAGAGGTCGATATTGGGACCAACATCAAATATTACCTGCCCAACACCACCGACAACGCCCAGGTGGCCCAGGTGATTTGCGTGGATTGTAATAAAATCTTCGAAATCAGCGCCCCGTTCATGGAGTGGTACGGCAGCACGGTTTCCAGTAAACTGGGGCTCACGCCCGTCTCGCAGCGCCTCCAGGTCAGCGCCCATTGCAACGTGCTTCAGCAGACCGGCGTCTGCAAAAACCACGCCTGA
- the priA gene encoding primosomal protein N': protein MTVGVHPLAGFDKLLHYQVPESLGAQIAVGSLVRIPIFNRLHLGIVAEIDTPIDFPINRLKRLAEVVYPFPALPPDLQALARWMSVYYAAKHDSIVEAMLPAAVRNAVSLKQEKLLSVASQLPADELAQLVKRAPAQAKLYLFLAQQFKPQSKSLVLNRLGVTAAVVAALVKRGLVNEEIRRVERIAYADSWSTGEVVASQPHALNPGQQSAVDAIAATLAEDKFVVTLLHGVTGSGKTEVYLRAIQDALNAGGGVVFLVPEVALTPQTVARLRGRLEAIAPGQKCVVWHSHLSEGERLDGWMSLATGEARVVVGARSAIFAPVHNLKLIVVDEEHEPAYKQDETPRYHGRDVAVMRAKLNNALCLLGSATPSLESFANAQAGKYRLLRLPERVDARKLPYINIVDMRIEVVRQRGFTSLSGKLVDAMHARFEKREQTILFLNRRGYSPSMQCTKCGHVEECPHCSITMTYHRTDERLRCHLCGKESTAPARCPACGAPEIRWKGMGTQRVEEAVRRVLPKARLERMDTDTMSKKNRFREILTDFRAGKIDILIGTQMIAKGLDFPNVTLVGLIDADISMHIPDFRANERTFQLLVQVAGRAGRGDRAGEVVVQTFTPQAETIQFSRHADFEGFAASELKMRKDFRYPPYRHLIHHLFRGPSEEKLKFFTEQWARHVEKELAGRVELRGPSPSPIEKIKDEYRYQVWYFTNGVTRVIADLNALRTAFKWPDDITQVLDVDPVNLT from the coding sequence ATGACGGTCGGCGTTCATCCCCTCGCGGGTTTCGACAAGCTTCTGCATTACCAAGTGCCGGAGTCGCTGGGCGCGCAGATCGCGGTCGGGTCGCTGGTGCGCATCCCCATTTTTAACCGCCTGCATTTGGGCATCGTGGCCGAGATCGACACGCCCATCGATTTCCCGATCAACCGACTCAAGCGGCTTGCCGAAGTGGTGTATCCGTTTCCTGCACTGCCGCCCGACCTGCAGGCGCTGGCGCGGTGGATGTCGGTTTACTACGCGGCCAAGCATGACTCGATCGTCGAGGCGATGCTGCCTGCGGCGGTGCGCAACGCCGTCAGCCTCAAGCAGGAAAAACTCCTCTCGGTGGCCAGCCAATTGCCGGCGGACGAGCTCGCGCAACTGGTTAAACGCGCACCCGCTCAAGCCAAACTTTACCTGTTCCTCGCCCAGCAGTTTAAACCGCAGAGCAAGTCACTGGTTCTTAATCGGCTCGGCGTGACCGCCGCAGTGGTCGCAGCCCTGGTGAAACGAGGTTTGGTCAACGAAGAAATCAGGCGGGTCGAACGCATCGCTTACGCCGACAGCTGGTCGACCGGTGAGGTGGTCGCCTCCCAACCGCACGCGCTCAATCCCGGTCAACAGTCTGCGGTGGACGCAATTGCCGCGACGTTGGCCGAGGACAAATTTGTCGTCACCTTGCTCCACGGCGTGACCGGTTCGGGCAAAACCGAAGTCTACCTGCGGGCGATTCAAGATGCCCTGAATGCGGGTGGAGGGGTGGTTTTTTTGGTGCCAGAAGTCGCCCTGACGCCGCAGACGGTGGCGCGCTTGCGCGGGCGGCTTGAGGCGATTGCGCCCGGGCAAAAGTGCGTGGTTTGGCACAGCCATTTGAGTGAAGGCGAACGGCTCGACGGCTGGATGTCGCTCGCCACGGGCGAGGCCCGCGTCGTGGTCGGAGCGCGCTCGGCGATCTTTGCGCCGGTGCACAACCTGAAGTTGATCGTGGTCGATGAGGAGCACGAGCCCGCCTACAAGCAGGATGAAACGCCCCGTTACCACGGCCGCGACGTGGCCGTGATGCGGGCGAAGTTGAATAACGCCCTCTGTCTGCTCGGCTCGGCGACGCCCTCGCTGGAAAGTTTCGCCAACGCCCAAGCCGGGAAATACCGCCTGCTTAGGTTGCCCGAACGCGTCGATGCTCGAAAACTGCCGTATATCAACATCGTGGATATGCGCATCGAGGTCGTGCGCCAGCGCGGGTTTACTTCGCTCTCCGGCAAACTGGTGGATGCCATGCACGCCCGCTTCGAGAAGCGTGAACAGACGATCTTGTTTCTCAACCGCCGCGGTTATTCGCCATCCATGCAGTGCACCAAATGCGGCCACGTAGAAGAGTGTCCGCATTGCAGTATCACGATGACCTATCACCGCACCGACGAGCGGTTGCGTTGCCACCTCTGCGGCAAGGAATCGACTGCACCCGCGCGCTGCCCGGCGTGCGGAGCCCCTGAAATCCGCTGGAAAGGCATGGGCACGCAACGGGTCGAAGAAGCCGTGCGTCGCGTGCTGCCCAAGGCGCGTTTGGAGCGCATGGATACCGACACCATGTCGAAGAAAAACCGGTTTCGGGAAATTTTAACCGATTTCCGCGCGGGTAAAATCGATATCCTGATCGGCACGCAGATGATCGCCAAGGGGCTGGATTTTCCCAACGTGACGCTGGTCGGGCTCATCGATGCCGACATCTCGATGCACATCCCCGATTTCAGGGCGAATGAGCGCACGTTCCAACTTCTGGTTCAGGTTGCGGGGCGGGCGGGGCGGGGCGATCGGGCGGGCGAAGTGGTGGTGCAAACGTTCACCCCGCAGGCCGAGACGATCCAGTTTTCGCGCCACGCGGATTTTGAAGGGTTTGCGGCCAGTGAACTCAAGATGCGCAAAGATTTTAGGTATCCGCCGTACCGGCACCTGATCCATCACCTGTTCCGCGGACCGAGCGAAGAAAAGCTTAAGTTTTTCACCGAGCAGTGGGCGCGGCACGTCGAAAAGGAATTGGCCGGACGCGTCGAGTTACGCGGACCCTCGCCCTCGCCGATCGAAAAAATCAAAGACGAGTACCGTTACCAGGTCTGGTATTTCACCAACGGGGTGACGCGGGTGATTGCCGATTTGAACGCTTTGCGCACGGCCTTCAAGTGGCCCGACGACATCACGCAGGTGCTCGACGTTGATCCTGTTAACCTGACGTGA
- a CDS encoding YifB family Mg chelatase-like AAA ATPase — protein sequence MLATIASAALQGIDAELVHVEVNSGESGDPRLILVGLPDAAVKESDDRVVSALSNSGFKPPRTRTTINLAPGNLRKEGPFYDLPIALGILIATEQLVAPGIDDYLIAGELSLSGATRPVRGALALARLAKKLGKHGIMLPPASAAEASLVEGVAAYPIASLDQAVRFLSGKVAVTAVAHSAAIGLNVGPDLSAGDFSEIKGQHALRRAIEVSAAGGHNLCMIGPPGSGKSMVAKRIPTILPSPTLDESLEILSIHSAAGQTLAGNDAHVFGRRPVRSPHHTISDVGLLGGGTIPGPGEISLAHHGVLFLDELPEFKRSALEVLRQPLEDGYVTISRSAGKVTLPCSFMLVAAMNPCPCGYLGDPRHECRCSPSQIQRYRARISGPLLDRIDLHIEAPALSINELRQDKPGESSEAIRARVQAARQRQLTRFAGTRTTSNARMTHAQIRAHCVIDTALGDLLQQAMEQLSLSARAYDRILKVARTIADLAAAERIESPHLLEAIQYRSLDRNLFY from the coding sequence ATGCTCGCCACAATCGCATCAGCAGCCCTTCAAGGCATCGATGCGGAGTTGGTTCACGTGGAGGTGAACTCAGGCGAAAGCGGCGACCCTCGACTTATTCTAGTGGGCCTTCCCGATGCCGCCGTTAAAGAGTCCGATGACCGCGTCGTTTCTGCATTGAGTAACAGCGGATTCAAGCCACCCCGCACGCGTACAACGATAAACCTCGCGCCCGGAAACCTGCGCAAGGAAGGCCCGTTTTACGACCTGCCCATCGCCCTCGGAATCCTGATTGCCACCGAACAACTCGTCGCCCCCGGCATCGATGATTACCTCATCGCAGGTGAACTGAGCTTGTCCGGTGCAACCCGACCCGTGCGTGGTGCGCTCGCACTCGCCCGCCTGGCCAAAAAACTCGGCAAACACGGCATCATGCTGCCGCCGGCCTCCGCAGCAGAGGCATCCCTGGTCGAGGGAGTAGCCGCTTATCCCATCGCGTCCCTCGACCAGGCGGTTCGCTTTCTCAGCGGTAAAGTCGCGGTCACCGCCGTCGCCCACTCAGCCGCAATCGGGCTCAATGTTGGCCCTGATCTGAGCGCAGGCGATTTTTCGGAAATCAAGGGTCAACACGCGCTGCGCCGCGCCATCGAGGTTTCTGCCGCCGGCGGCCACAATCTGTGCATGATTGGCCCTCCCGGCAGCGGCAAATCGATGGTCGCAAAACGCATCCCCACCATCCTGCCCTCCCCGACCCTCGACGAGTCGCTGGAAATTCTCAGCATCCACTCCGCCGCCGGCCAAACACTCGCCGGTAATGACGCCCACGTATTCGGCCGCCGCCCCGTGCGCTCGCCCCACCACACCATTTCCGACGTCGGCCTGCTGGGCGGCGGGACTATTCCAGGGCCGGGCGAAATCTCCCTCGCACACCACGGTGTGCTGTTCCTCGACGAGCTCCCTGAATTCAAACGCAGCGCCCTCGAGGTCCTCCGCCAACCGCTCGAAGATGGCTACGTGACCATCTCGCGCAGCGCCGGCAAGGTCACGCTGCCGTGCAGCTTCATGTTGGTCGCGGCAATGAACCCGTGCCCCTGTGGCTACCTCGGCGACCCGCGCCACGAATGCCGTTGTTCTCCGTCGCAAATCCAGCGTTACCGCGCCCGTATCAGCGGTCCGCTCCTTGATCGCATCGACCTGCACATCGAGGCCCCCGCACTTTCGATCAACGAGCTGCGCCAGGACAAACCCGGCGAATCATCCGAGGCCATCCGCGCCCGGGTGCAAGCCGCTCGCCAGCGACAATTGACCCGCTTCGCAGGCACTCGCACCACATCCAACGCGCGCATGACCCACGCGCAAATTCGCGCGCATTGCGTGATCGACACTGCGCTTGGCGACCTGCTTCAGCAGGCGATGGAGCAACTCTCCCTTTCCGCCCGCGCCTACGACCGCATTCTTAAAGTCGCCCGCACCATCGCCGATCTCGCCGCAGCCGAACGCATCGAGTCGCCCCACCTGCTCGAGGCGATCCAATACCGCAGCCTAGATCGCAACTTGTTTTATTAG
- a CDS encoding HD domain-containing protein — protein MTQITSPFTIDTSCAATVTEAALKVAEGISPGADQSFIRSIFADCKNLFSGNHPDYQANDLPYHDFHHTLQVSAAFMDLFVARQNSNESPPFSHRQFELGLTAALYHDSGYLKLRSDREGTGAKYTFCHVLRSCALAASHLPTRGLKFEEVDIVLGAIRCTGPSTTGMNLRFNRKDDHVLASMVATADYIGQMAADDYPDELGLLFQEFAESDAFRCLPAPQRLFKSASHLAGGSTTFWEKVVKPKFDHDFLGVYRFLNQPDGRNRYIDKIEYNLDVIAQRHAASGS, from the coding sequence ATGACGCAGATTACCTCTCCCTTCACGATTGATACCTCCTGCGCTGCGACTGTCACCGAGGCCGCACTGAAGGTAGCAGAAGGGATTTCACCCGGCGCGGACCAATCATTCATCCGATCCATATTTGCCGACTGCAAAAACCTCTTTTCGGGAAACCACCCCGATTATCAGGCCAACGATCTCCCCTACCATGATTTCCACCATACCCTGCAGGTATCGGCTGCCTTCATGGATCTTTTCGTAGCGCGCCAAAATTCAAATGAATCCCCGCCGTTTTCGCATCGGCAATTTGAGCTCGGGCTGACCGCCGCCCTGTATCACGACAGCGGCTACCTTAAATTGCGCTCCGACCGCGAGGGGACTGGTGCCAAATACACGTTCTGCCACGTCCTGCGGAGTTGCGCATTGGCGGCCTCCCACCTCCCCACACGCGGGTTAAAATTCGAAGAAGTCGACATCGTGCTCGGGGCGATTCGGTGCACCGGACCATCAACCACCGGAATGAACCTGCGATTTAATCGTAAAGACGACCACGTGCTCGCCAGCATGGTCGCCACGGCGGATTACATCGGTCAAATGGCCGCGGACGACTACCCCGACGAACTCGGGCTGTTATTTCAAGAGTTCGCCGAGTCGGATGCTTTCCGCTGCCTGCCCGCCCCCCAACGCCTTTTCAAGTCCGCCTCGCACCTCGCCGGCGGATCCACGACGTTTTGGGAAAAAGTCGTGAAGCCCAAATTCGACCACGATTTCCTTGGGGTTTACCGCTTCCTCAACCAGCCCGATGGCCGCAACCGGTACATCGATAAAATTGAATACAACCTCGACGTGATCGCCCAGCGCCACGCCGCCTCTGGCAGCTGA